The Methanobrevibacter thaueri DNA window AGACTCTTCAAGATGTTGAGGTGGAATATACAACCCGAGGAACACCAAAATATGATGAAGAAGGCAATATTGTCAATGCAATTGTCTATTGCCATAGATTCAATGGAAATTGCTTATCAATTGAAGATTTGAATCAACTACTTGGCCCTAGAAGCATGTTAGCAGATTTTAACTTTTTTTACATATCAATCACTTCATTAGGATATCCTGAATCATGTTCACCTTCTAAAACTAATTTAAAATTTGATTTTCCAAAATACACAATTAGGGATTGCGTGAATTTTAAAAGAAAATTTCTATCTGACGTATTTAATATAAGCAAGGTCCTTGGCATTTTGGGTGTTGGAGTGGGAGGTTATGAAGCCTTTACCTGGGGATGTGAATATCCTGATGAAATGGAATTTTTAATTATAGGCAGCAGTTCTTTTAAAACGGATGGTTATCGCTACATTTTTTCCAAAGCCCTAAGCAATTTAATTGAGTCATCCGATGCATATCTGGATACTGTTTATAGTGAACATTTATCTAGAATGATGTTTTCAATCAATTCATTAATTTATACCCAATATTTTTCCAAAAGAGCATTTCAAAAGTTTACTCGAGAAGAACTTGAAATGCTTATGGATGCTTTTATTGAGGAAGGCTTCAATGAAGACATCTATGATTTCAAATTTAGAAATGACGCCACATTAAATTATGATATTGAGGATAAATTATCCAATATTAAAGCGAAAACATTGATTGTCAGCGCTTCTGAAGATATTTATTATTCTCCCGAATTTGACGTAGAACCTCTCAAAGGCAAGATTGAAAACCTAGAAATATTTATTTTTGATGCCCAGGAATTTGTTTACAAGTATGACAATTCACTATTTGTAGATCTGTTTAGAGAATTTTTAGAAGAATTTAAAAAATAGACTGATCTTGAACCTCTCCGACCTAAAAGAGGTCGGAGTATTCTTTCACTTATTTGATAAAAATCTAAAAGGAAATTAGTTATCCTCTATTGATTACATATTCTATATTATAAACCTACATATTATATGGCATTTATCCGAGAGCATTTGAAAATTAATCGCATCACCCCCCACATAAAAAAAAATATAGACACTAACCCACTAAAATGTGCAATTCATCCCCCGGCTTAAAGAAGCCGGAGAATTCTTGCACAATAAAGTTAAATGAAAATTAGAAATAAATTTCAAACCAATACAATTCAAAATATAAAGTAAGTGTTTTAAAAGTCATTACCCCCCCCAATCAAATTGTATCAAAAATATATTCACTTCATCCATTTGAAGTTGAAATTTATTCTTCATTTTTTTATAGTACTTCATTTATTTGAAGTAATATTTTTAACTATATCTAAATGAAGTACTTCAAATTGTTAAAGTATATATTTTATAAAATATATAATTAATATCAGGTGTTTAAAATGAGTATTGTACCTTTACATATTCCAATAAACGAAATTGATAAATATTTTTACAACAGAAAAGAAGACATTAAAAAAATTGAATACTACTTAAACTCTTTAGAATTGGGAATTTCTCAATCATTACTTATCAAAGGCGTAAGAGGAGTAGGAAAAACTTTTTTACTTCAAAAAATAAAACAGGACTCTAAAGAAAATTTCATAGTTTCTTATGTTGATGTTTCAAGAATTGTTGGAAAGGACGATACCCAGCTAAAAGCACAATCCGTT harbors:
- a CDS encoding alpha/beta hydrolase family protein; amino-acid sequence: MIIEDSKLGYRKHVLDEFEFENGQTLQDVEVEYTTRGTPKYDEEGNIVNAIVYCHRFNGNCLSIEDLNQLLGPRSMLADFNFFYISITSLGYPESCSPSKTNLKFDFPKYTIRDCVNFKRKFLSDVFNISKVLGILGVGVGGYEAFTWGCEYPDEMEFLIIGSSSFKTDGYRYIFSKALSNLIESSDAYLDTVYSEHLSRMMFSINSLIYTQYFSKRAFQKFTREELEMLMDAFIEEGFNEDIYDFKFRNDATLNYDIEDKLSNIKAKTLIVSASEDIYYSPEFDVEPLKGKIENLEIFIFDAQEFVYKYDNSLFVDLFREFLEEFKK